The proteins below are encoded in one region of Longimicrobium sp.:
- a CDS encoding UvrD-helicase domain-containing protein, with amino-acid sequence MSFIPQYLRELNPEQREAVLATEGPVLILAGAGSGKTRTIVYRIAYLVRDRGVDPRRVLAVTFTNKAAAEMRERVARVVGKDAKGVLLSTFHSLGARILREHGEKIGLPKSFSIYATGDQLAAVKKIAMEEVHVSATAGDDSFDPKRVLYQISDWKNRLVTPEQARAEVAVGPVKGNRSDDYAVLAADVYPRYEQALRAAGACDFDDLLLLPVALLRDHAEVREAYWKRWHYMMIDEYQDTNGAQLEMARLLAGPRKNLCVVGDDDQSIYAWRGADVRNILDFERHFPGARIVVLEEN; translated from the coding sequence TTGTCGTTCATCCCGCAATACCTCCGCGAGCTCAACCCCGAACAGCGCGAGGCGGTGCTGGCCACCGAGGGGCCGGTGCTCATCCTGGCCGGCGCCGGCTCGGGAAAGACGCGCACCATCGTCTACCGCATCGCCTACCTGGTGCGCGACCGCGGCGTCGACCCGCGGCGCGTGCTGGCCGTCACCTTCACCAACAAGGCGGCCGCGGAGATGCGCGAGCGCGTGGCCCGCGTGGTGGGGAAAGACGCGAAGGGCGTCCTCCTCTCCACCTTCCACTCGCTCGGCGCGCGCATCCTCCGCGAGCACGGCGAGAAGATCGGGCTGCCGAAGTCCTTCTCCATCTACGCCACCGGCGACCAGCTGGCGGCGGTGAAGAAGATCGCCATGGAGGAGGTGCACGTCTCCGCCACCGCGGGCGACGACTCGTTCGATCCCAAGCGCGTCCTCTACCAGATCTCCGACTGGAAGAACCGGCTGGTGACGCCCGAACAGGCGCGCGCGGAGGTCGCCGTCGGGCCGGTGAAGGGGAACCGGTCGGACGACTACGCGGTCCTCGCCGCCGACGTCTATCCCCGCTACGAGCAGGCGCTGCGGGCGGCGGGGGCGTGCGACTTCGACGACCTGCTGCTCCTTCCCGTCGCCCTGCTGCGCGACCACGCCGAGGTGCGCGAGGCGTACTGGAAGCGCTGGCATTACATGATGATCGACGAGTACCAGGACACCAACGGCGCCCAGCTCGAGATGGCGCGGCTGCTGGCCGGCCCGCGCAAGAACCTGTGCGTGGTGGGCGACGACGACCAGTCGATCTACGCCTGGCGCGGCGCCGACGTGCGCAACATCCTGGACTTCGAGCGCCACTTCCCCGGCGCGCGCATCGTCGTCCTCGAGGAGAAC
- a CDS encoding AMP-binding protein, translating to MTLRDRFKGLSVAEALQLRASEDPRRPFVAFGDRRCTYAQIDHQSSALAAALHELGIEAGDRMALTLPNWPEFVTAVFAAAKLGAVIVPLNPRYTTPELQYMLRHSETAVVVTAENWEGVDYLARYEGFLTSLPDLQYVVSVGEEELWYDDRIHQFEDLVSSGEGRPFPRHQAGPDELFAILYTSGTMGKPKGVALSHANVLTTAGGTADALGLAADDVVFGLNSLFNVFGLGTGVLGTMMAGASFVLQDHDDTAAALELIERERVTVFHGVPTNYVLALKEMESGSYDLSSVRSGIVAGAPASEELVMRIRRDLVPDLRIGYGLTETSETVALTREDDPPGKKVSTVGRPLPEVEIRIHDVDGSVLPVESVGEIAVRGPCVMQGYYRQPGETALVFTGDRYFMTGDLGMVDEEGYLHVLGRRKEMIIRGGFNVYPREVEDRLHAHPAVLDVAVVGLPDEILGEVSCACIVPVEGAIVTGEEIKDFCREVLADYKVPDLVRFLDSFPMTGSGKVRRVELARMISAEESSRRP from the coding sequence ATGACGCTACGAGACCGCTTCAAGGGGCTCTCGGTGGCGGAGGCTTTGCAGCTTCGCGCCTCGGAAGACCCCCGGCGGCCCTTCGTGGCGTTCGGGGACCGGCGGTGCACCTACGCGCAGATCGACCACCAGAGCAGCGCGCTGGCGGCCGCCCTGCACGAGCTGGGGATCGAGGCCGGCGACCGCATGGCGCTGACCCTCCCCAACTGGCCCGAGTTCGTCACCGCGGTGTTCGCCGCGGCCAAGCTCGGCGCCGTCATCGTGCCGCTCAACCCGCGCTACACCACCCCCGAACTGCAGTACATGCTGCGGCACTCGGAGACCGCGGTCGTGGTCACCGCCGAGAACTGGGAGGGGGTCGACTACCTGGCGCGCTACGAGGGCTTCCTCACCTCGCTTCCCGACCTGCAGTACGTGGTGAGCGTGGGCGAGGAGGAGCTGTGGTACGACGACCGCATCCACCAGTTCGAGGACCTGGTGTCGAGCGGCGAGGGGCGGCCGTTCCCGCGCCACCAGGCGGGGCCGGACGAGCTCTTCGCCATCCTCTACACCAGCGGCACCATGGGAAAGCCGAAGGGCGTCGCGCTCTCCCACGCCAACGTCCTCACCACCGCGGGGGGAACGGCCGACGCGCTGGGGCTGGCGGCCGACGACGTGGTGTTCGGCCTGAACTCGCTGTTCAACGTGTTCGGGCTGGGCACGGGGGTGCTGGGGACGATGATGGCCGGGGCCTCGTTCGTGCTGCAGGACCACGACGACACCGCGGCCGCGCTGGAGCTGATCGAGCGCGAGCGCGTGACCGTGTTCCACGGCGTGCCGACCAACTACGTCCTCGCGCTGAAGGAGATGGAGAGCGGATCGTACGACCTGTCCTCCGTGCGCTCGGGGATCGTGGCCGGCGCGCCCGCCTCCGAGGAGCTGGTGATGCGCATCCGGCGCGACCTGGTACCGGACCTGCGCATCGGCTACGGGCTGACCGAGACGAGCGAGACCGTCGCCCTGACGCGCGAGGACGATCCCCCCGGGAAGAAGGTGTCGACCGTGGGCCGGCCGCTTCCCGAGGTGGAGATCCGCATCCACGACGTGGACGGGTCGGTGCTGCCGGTGGAGAGCGTGGGCGAGATCGCCGTGCGCGGCCCCTGCGTGATGCAGGGGTACTACCGCCAGCCCGGCGAGACGGCGCTGGTGTTCACGGGCGACCGGTACTTCATGACCGGCGACCTGGGGATGGTGGACGAGGAGGGGTATCTCCACGTCCTGGGCCGGCGCAAGGAGATGATCATCCGCGGCGGGTTCAACGTGTACCCGCGCGAGGTGGAAGACCGGCTGCACGCCCACCCCGCCGTTCTCGACGTGGCCGTCGTAGGCCTGCCCGACGAGATCCTGGGCGAGGTGAGCTGCGCCTGCATCGTTCCCGTCGAGGGGGCGATCGTCACGGGCGAGGAGATCAAGGACTTCTGCCGTGAGGTGCTGGCGGACTACAAGGTTCCCGACCTGGTCCGCTTCCTCGACAGCTTTCCCATGACGGGGAGCGGCAAGGTGCGCCGCGTGGAGCTCGCGCGCATGATCAGCGCCGAGGAGAGCAGCCGCCGGCCGTGA